One Aquarana catesbeiana isolate 2022-GZ linkage group LG06, ASM4218655v1, whole genome shotgun sequence genomic region harbors:
- the LOC141147416 gene encoding taste receptor type 2 member 40-like, with the protein MMSLELSILVSSVLGLGLAIPSNTCIVMGNLDIIRKKGKLSPTDVIFLAKGIVNILLQCVMSIEGMLYVLSVETYYIIQVFVFMNMLCYFLIYYNYWLTAWLSIHYCTSITNLSYGFFIWIKRIVSNFLSQLLFLTALGMFIVSVPGFWAVNEESLIQSSVNSTNSSVIRLDKVFFYFVPAHTLGVTLPFCLSLLCLVLTFSFLIRHVWRVKNNDSGSTRPNLQAHVTALRTIFFLLLIFTLFCISQVIPFFPFFSLSTVFWNLQLLSPSVEAAVIFQASNKLRRIIVRRFWTRSWRNTET; encoded by the coding sequence ATGATGTCTCTGGAATTATCTATTTTAGTCTCTTCAGTCTTGGGACTCGGCTTGGCAATCCCTTCTAACACTTGTATTGTGATGGGTAACCTGGACATCATCAGAAAGAAAGGGAAGTTGAGTCCCACCGATGTGATCTTTTTGGCTAAGGGGATTGTGAATATTCTCCTCCAGTGTGTGATGAGTATAGAGGGAATGCTCTATGTCTTGTCTGTGGAAACCTATTATATTATACAAGTATTTGTATTTATGAACATGTTATGTTACTTCCTAATCTATTACAACTACTGGTTGACTGCCTGGCTCTCCATTCATTACTGTACCAGCATCACCAATCTCAGCTATGGGTTCTTCATCTGGATAAAGAGAATTGTGTCCAATTTCCTGAGTCAACTTCTATTCCTGACAGCTCTTGGGATGTTCATTGTGAGTGTCCCCGGCTTTTGGGCTGTCAATGAAGAAAGTCTTATTCAGTCTTCTGTGAACAGTACAAACTCCTCTGTTATCAGGTTAGATAAAGTGTTTTTCTATTTTGTGCCTGCACACACCCTAGGAGTCACTCTTCCATTCTGCCTTAGTCTTCTGTGCCTGGTCCTCACTTTCTCCTTTCTGATCAGACACGTCTGGAGAGTGAAGAATAACGACTCTGGATCAACACGTCCAAATCTTCAGGCTCATGTCACTGCACTGAGGACAATCTTCTTCTTACTTCTCATCTTCACACTCTTCTGCATATCTCAAGTGattcctttttttccatttttctcgcTGTCAACagttttttggaatttacaattaTTATCTCCATCGGTGGAGGCTGCCGTCATCTTCCAGGCCAGCAACAAGCTTAGAAGGATCATTGTGAGAAGATTCTGGACCAGAAGCTGGAGGAACACAGAGACTTAA